The sequence GACACTATCATTACACAGCATCAAACACCCCCTTCTGGACTGTGTCGTGATGCTTGGGTGCGTGAACCTCACTTCTTCTTTGGCTTTTTACTCCTATATCTGTTAAActtattctttatattaaattctctctgttaGGACAGACATGCAACGTGGTTTCTATTCCCCTGCCTGTTGGCTGGCTGATGCAGCACCCAAAGGCCCCAGCAGCTGAGTCAGGTTAAAAATCCCCCTAGGAACTGGAAGAGGAGAGCTTTTCTGCAAAGAGAACTTTTACGGGCTGCATTCCGGAGCCCTGAAGTCACCTGTGTCATACGACCACAGCGTCCCCTCCAAAGGAGCGTTCTCTTGGCTCTGCCGGGTCTGAGGTCtacaccccctcccctgccccccactcacCAGACACCTCCACGTATCCGTCCTTGGTCTTTACCATCAGCTCCTCCGGCTTAAAGCTGTGCACGTTGACACACACTTTCCAGGGCTCCCCGGGGAAGGGGGGCGGGCTCCTGCCCTCGGCAGGCACCCCAAATCTGGCCACAGCAGAGGGCCCCCGGGGCACCATGCCCGACCTCAGGGTCCCCGGCCAGGCGGAGGAGAGTCGAGGCAGGGCCCAGTCGGGCCAAGAGGCAGTCAAGTCGTCGGGGAAGGGGTCCATGCCAAAGCCATCATCCAGCAGGCGGGAGGACAGGGATGAGTCCCGGAAGGGGTCCCGGCGCCGGCGGCTCGTGTAATGGCAGGGGAAGGGCATCTGACCATCAGCCATGGCGGCCGCTGAGCTGgaggggaaacagaggctcagagagagggagccacctgcccaaggtcacacagcaaggtgaTGTGGGTGCACTGGCCTTCCAAGCTTATTCTTCAGCTTCGGAAAATGCCACTGCCAAGGACGGAGGCACACACCAGGTTGGGGTTCCGGCCCCGCGAGACTCTCCAGCCACCGAAGGCGACCCTTGGCTGGTGCAGCAGAATTCTCAAGGACCCCTCTCCACACAGCCTCACCGGAGATCAGCCAGCCACCGTCCGCCCAGGCCGTCCAGGCTCTCAGCCAGAGCCGCGGAGTGGAGCGGAGAGCTTAATAAGCCGGGAACGCAGGTCTAGAAACTTCTTGCTTCTCCTGGGCTGGGTGCCTTCTATTTATTCCTGCTTGGGGCTGGAGGCGGGTTCTGCAAGCACCTCCTGTCACAGGAGTATTCAGAGGTGATGAACCAGCCCCAGAGAATCCGCGGAGGGGACAGCTGGGCTCccggggggctgggaggggccttCGCGGCCAAGTTCTGCCAGCCTCTCCGGACTCTCCTCCCCCAGCTCGGCTGGGCTCAGCTCCGCCCTCCCTCCCGCTCCCTTCCCCCCAGAGCCTGCCCGCCCCTAGCGGGGCACTAAGGCCTGGCTATTAATAACCCTCGCCTGGCTGAGGGCTCAGATCACCCTCCTGAAATACCCTCTCCAGAGCCTGCAGCATCCTGCCTCCCCACTGGGGACCCGCGGAAGGCGAGGAGAGAGACGGGAGCCAGTGGATTGGAAGGCAGGTGACCCTGGGTTGCAATGCCCCCTTCCAAGCCTCCAGCATCCTCAAGCTCTCAGAGCTTGCCTTCTGCGCCTTCTGAGGGGCGTAACATTCTTCCCCAGGTGGCTCTGAGCTGTCAGCTTTCCCACCTGTGAAATGGATGTAATAGTAGCCTCCTCAGGGATGTATCATAAGTCATCCTCCTTGAGCATTTAGCAAACCATCACTTCTATATTTTCAATGTTGATTCTCAATTACATAACGCTTGctacatgccaggccctgttGCAAATGCTTCACAAACATTAGCTTTGCTTCATCCTCACCAACAATCCCGTAAGGTGAGAGTAGTGCAAtgatccccattctacagatgaggaaactgtcaTAGGAAGGGTTATCCAATGGTAGCTTCTATTATGATGATGACagttaataatgataattatcCAAAGGTGCTCTATTTAGGCAGAGTGTCTGGTCTGGAATTCCAAGCCCGGAGAGGACCTATTTTCTAGacttccctgcccctcccaggtAGCTCAGAGAATGAGTCTGTAAATTGTCCTTTAACCTAAAGGCCCCTCGAGCTTGGGTTCATCTTTCATCTGTCCCCAGCAGGTGTGCAGTTTGGGGCGTGCTATGCTCCCTCTATGGGCTTAGGGTTGGGACCCTGCCTTCCTCGTGGGCTGGGGTGGTTTGGGGGGTGTTTTAAGGAATTCAGTGAGTCATCGGTTGAGATATTGGTTTGGTATTAAGCAGGACGCACATGAGGCAGTTTGCTAAAAATAATAGTATGGAAGGTGGCAACACCACCATCGTTTACTGTTCCCTGCATACCTGCGACGCAGTGAGCAGTTGCTGCCGTTATCGCCCTGAACCCTCACAACAGCAGTGTGGCGTTGTCACCATGCCCATcctgcaggtgaggaaacaggcgcAGAGCGTGGCCTGTGCACACCGCTGGGGGGCGGCAGGGCCTGGGTGGGAACCTGCAAGTCTGGGCTGAGCTGACAGACCCAGACCCCACTGCCTTCTCCTGGGGCCGAGAGGGGAAGATGGAGGCGCCCCCATCCCAAGTGACTGGGGTGAGATCATCGTGCTGGAAGCTTCAGGCTGACGTCACGTTGGGCACCGAGGCCTCAGCTCTCTCTGTAATTACAGTGAGGCGAGGCTGGCTGGGTGTGGAGCCAGGAATGGGGAGAATCGCTGCATGACACACAGAAGAAAGCTGGCCCTGCCTGCAacctgggcaggggctggagaggtTTccgagcaggggtgggggtgggtggctcCTCCCGAGGGAGTGAGTTTGTGTGTGGACTGGAGTGGGTGTAGTGTTGTGTGTTTGTTTCCCGTGTGGGTGGGGCAGTGTTCGCCTTCCTAAGGGCGACTCTGCGGGTGGGTGTGTTCTAGAAGATGctgcttctccttcctcccaggcTTCCCTTCCACaaagcctggggagggggtggggaacacACGCTCAGTGACCTCACCTCCCTTCTCATTTCAGGGATGATTGCGGCATTCAGGCCCGCAGGAGGGAAGAATTGCTGTGCAGCTAGAAATAGCAGCAGCAATCATTAGCATTTATCTGGCACTTTCCATGTGCCAGgttctgttctaagcactttaaattTATGTGTATTAACTCAGCTAATCCTCCCTACAACTCCATGAGGAAGGgacttttattatccccatttaacagatgaggaaactgaggcacagcgagAGGATGTGTCTTGCTCCTGTCTATATGCCCagttaagtagcagagctgggatttgaacctcagAAGTTTGGCTTCTGATCCCTCTGCTGTACTGCCTCTTGTAATCATAGTCACTGCTCACATTGATTGAGCACTGACTGTGTACCAGGCCCTGTGCCCAGCACTTTCATTCATCGCCTCAATGAATCCCTGtagttcagagaggtgaagccacCTGCCCCGGGCCACACAGCTGGCTGAGGATTGGAACTCGAGCCAGTGGGATGTGGGAGCCCCCGGTAACCAGAATGGGACAATATTGCCCAGGCCTTGTCTGGCGATCCTCCCGCGTGCCTGTCGTCCTTTTCCGCCTGGGCGCTTGCTATGTttctgggtggggcaggggagggggcgatGCTACACCCCAGGTCCTGGAACAAGGGCTCCAAGGGTGCCATCCTCTTGGAGCTTTCACACAGGAAGGGCCACAATTAATCCCCAGACAGACAGCCCAGGGAGAGGGTGACATCACCCTGCATTCTGGAAACGGGGGCCCTGGGACGAGGAACAGCAGCCTAAATTCACACAGGTAGTGCCAGGACGAAGACCCAGGCTGATTCTGTGCTTTTTCTTTCCACTGCCGTGAGAAACCCAggttctctccctccccagcctttACCCCTTCACCTGCAGGTCCAGCCACGATGGGGGTGGGGTCTGTGGGAGCTGCAGGGGGGGCTCTATGAAGCCCTCCAAGGCATGGCTTTCTGGATGTCATTTTTGCCTAAAGTTTGACCTACAACTCCAGGGGTTTGGACTCTTGTTCTGGGTGTGGAGGCGGATCCTGGCGGCCTCCCCGATTCACTCAGGCtccaggtccaggaagacccGGCTCAGAGTTCCCTCTCTCGGTCGCCCCCAGAGTCAGCTCATTCCCCAGCAAACAGGAGGCAAGGATGATCAcgccttttctccttccttttctcagCTCCCCTGTGGGCGACAGTAATGGGATTTCCAGCACCttcagctccatgagagcagggcccTTGGGTGTCTCGTTCACAGCAACATCCCCTGTGCCCAGAAGGGCACCTGGTACATGACGGGAGCTCAGGAGATCTTGGCTGAGCAGATCATGTCTTAATTCTCGCTGCGTCTGAACTGCCTTGCTACGTGTGACAGAGTCCACGCACAGTGACAGCACTGGGATATTAACTGAAATCTCTGGAGTGCCTAGAAGGTGCCAGGCACCAAGCTGAATGCTCTCCAAGCATGTTTTCACTCAATCTTTACAACAGCCCTCTGCCCTGCAGTTTGTACTATCATCACCCCAGTTttcctgatgaggaaactgaggctcaaggcaggatgtaacttgcccaaggccaccagcTTGTGGGCTCCGAACCCAGGTGTGTGTGAACTTCAAGCCCAGTGCCCCTTCTTCTGCTGCACACTCATACAAACGCGTGAttaacaaacaaaatagaaaacaacccGCATGGCCCCTCCCTTAACAAGTCGATACCCTCCCAATCCCATGCAGGTGGTGCTTATTAAGCTCTAGCTTCCTCCTGCCATTGTCTCCAAAGTTCTCTCCAGACTGCTTCCTCTGACCACCTCtaaaagtaattataataatcctaatcacaattaaaatggcaaacaTTTAACATTTTGTACCAGTTGTGCTTTATGTATCAACTTAATCCTCA is a genomic window of Balaenoptera ricei isolate mBalRic1 chromosome 14, mBalRic1.hap2, whole genome shotgun sequence containing:
- the HSPB8 gene encoding heat shock protein beta-8; this encodes MADGQMPFPCHYTSRRRRDPFRDSSLSSRLLDDGFGMDPFPDDLTASWPDWALPRLSSAWPGTLRSGMVPRGPSAVARFGVPAEGRSPPPFPGEPWKVCVNVHSFKPEELMVKTKDGYVEVSGKHEEKQQEGGIVSKNFTKKIQLPAEVDPVTVFASLSPEGLLIIEAPQIPPYSPFGESSFNNELPQDSQEVTCT